Proteins encoded within one genomic window of Humulus lupulus chromosome 1, drHumLupu1.1, whole genome shotgun sequence:
- the LOC133818949 gene encoding uncharacterized protein LOC133818949 gives MSIALEKRHKFIGGKNACYLLDWADVIVAEGRWDSSDPKITVHGKPLGPEFMRVWVDVAIVLESYLFRPNHAMLTIQEAVGSTVAWPSKKVIPRDVTSEVEKDT, from the exons Atg agtattgcactagaaaaaagacataaatttataggagggaagaatgcttgctacttgcttgactgggcagatgtaattgttgctgaaggtcgttgggattctagtgatccaaagataactgtacatggaaagcctcttggaccagaatttatgcgagtatgggttgatgttgctattgtactagaatcttacttatttcgtcctaatcatgcgatgcttacaatacaagaagcagttggttccacagttgcatggccttctaaaaaagttattccaagag atgtgacaagcgaagtagaaaaggatacttaa